AAAAGTAACGATGAAGATCGCCGAGACGAGCATCAGAGCCCCGGCGGCGATGAGGCCGAGGGTGATAAAGACTATCTCCCCGGCGCTCCGTCCGCCCCACTCGTTGGCGGCCCAGACAAACGCAAAAAGCGAGACGAAAAAGGTCAGGAGGATAAGGATCATCCCGCCCGGAAGATCGCGGATCTGGATGGCCGTCTTCTCTACAAAGTAGGCGGTGCGTCCGCCCGGATAACCCTGTTCGCGGATGCGTCCGACCGCGCTTCTGAGGGCCTGTTCGTCCGTGAGTCCTATAACCCTTGCGAGGTAGTAGGCGTCCTCGGCGCTACAGCCTATCCTGAGCAACTCCAGGAAATTGCGGCGGTAAAGGGTAACGGCGTTTATGTGCGGGGCGGCGAGCTGCTTGAGAAAGGCGTGGGTATCGAGGCGCGTGGCGTAGCGCTTGGCCTGAAGCTGAGACTGCCGGACGGCCTCGCCGCGGTTCGGAGCTTCATCTATATTGCGGGCTGCGATCTCCGCGACCTCAAGGAAAAACATCTCGCGGGAGAACTCTATCGCGCTCTGGTGCTCGCGCCTTCGGGATGAAATCTCCGTCCGAATACCCCGCGAACGGTACTCGTCGCGTCGGAGGTTATAGACGTACTCCTGATAGAAGTCGCGCTCGTCCTCCGAGTACGCAAGGTCCCTGAGCCTGTACGCCTCTTCGAGCGTTTCCGGAATCTTCCTGTCGTCCATATCCGAGCCTCGCAGCCCTTTTAAATTCCACGCCTCACGAGGTGTGGAATGCCTCCACCTCAGCACCTCTCTGACTACCCGGAATATACCACGATCGCACCCCGACCCGAAGCTCCGAAACTACTCCGGCATCCCCAGAGAGCAGAAAACCGCCGCCCCCGAACCCGCACCTTCAGACGCCCACCCGAGGCAAGTTCCTTTGTCTTTTTATCGGCTTCTTTTGCCGTCGGAGAGGTCTCTATCGCAACCTGAGCCGGGGTCACCGAACTCGTGTCGAGGCCGGGATCCTCCCGGAACTCCACCCCGCCCGAAGAAGTCTTTCCGCGGGCCTTCCGTTCCGGTTTCGATCCGCGCTTTTTCTCCAGATCCATGACTAGTTCCATACTAGCAGCAACAACAGTAACTATCCATGCGCCGGACCGGACACCAGAAGGGATTCAGCTCCTGAAATGCTACCCTCTGAGCCATAGAATTTTCCCCGGAACCGGCTGGAGGAGCACCTTGATGGAGAACCTGAAATCCCGCATCGAAAACCGAAGGGAACTCTTTCTCGGAGAACTGACCGAGTTTCTCGAGATGCACTCGGTATCCGCTGAGGGCTCCGACCCCGAAGGCTTCCGGGCCTGCGCCGAGTGGGTGCGCGGAAAGCTCGAGAACGCGGGCGCAAAGGCGCAACTCCTTGAGACCGCCGGCCACCCGGTCGTCTACGCGGAGATCGGGAGCGGAGAGCGAACCCTGCTCCTCTACGGTCACTACGACGTACAGCCCCCCGACCCGCTGGACCTCTGGGAAACGGAGCCTTTCACCCCGACCATCAAGGACGGCACGCTCTACGCTCGCGGCGTCGCCGACGACAAGGGCGACGTGATGAGCCGCATCCAGGCCCTGAGGCTCTATATAGAGGAAGAGGAGCAGGGGGAGCACGGCAACCTCCCCTTCAAGCTGAAGTTCTTTATCGAGGGCGAGGAGGAGATCGGAAGCCCCAACCTGGCTTTGTTTGTCCGGGAGAACGCGGAGTTGCTCGAGGCCGACGCCTGCCTCTGGGAAGGCTCCCTGCGCGACGAGCATGGTCGTCCCGAGATCTGCTGCGGCACAAAGGGGATGGCCTACGTGGAGCTTCGGGCGAAAGGAGCCGACCACGACCTGCACAGCATGTTCGGCGGCATCGCTCCAAACCCGGTGTGGCGGTTGGTCCAGGCGCTCAGGACGATCAAGGACGAAAACGGCGAGATAACCCTTGACGGCCTGATGGAGCTCGCCGACGAACCATCCGAGAAAGACCTCGCCGCGATGCGAAGCATCCCCTTCGATGAGTCGTCGCTCAAGAGAGCGTGGGGCGTTGACGCCTTTGACCGGGACCTCTCCGGCGAAGACGCCCTCGCCGAGTACCTTCTCAAGCCGACCGCCAACATCGCGGGGATTCAGTCCGGCTACACCGGGCCGGGCTCCAAAACGATAGTTCCCGGCGAAGCGTTCGTAAAGATGGACTTCCGCCTTGTAAGCGGTCAGAGCCCCGAGCCGGTCGTGGGGCTGATTCGCGAGCACCTCGACCGCCGCGGCTTCACCGATATAGAGGTCGTTGACCTGCACGGCGTGGAGGCCGCCAAAACGCCGGTCGACTCCCCCGTGGTCGAGCAGGCCGTGGCCGCCTGGCGCGACGTCGGCCAGAACGAGGCCGTCGTCTACCCGACGATCGGCGGCTCCGGCCCGACCGCGCTTATCGCAACCGAACTCGGCATCCCGACCGTGATGACCGGTTCCGTGGCCAACCTGAACAGCCGCATTCATTCCCCGAACGAGTCAATCGAACTCGACGACTATTTCGAGACCGTCGCCTACTTTGTCCGGTTCTTCAGGCGTTTCGGGAGCAGATAGTGGACGGTCGGAAAGAGGTCAGGGGTCTCGACCTGCCGGAGAGGGTGCGCTGGAGCATCGCGCAGACGGTGGCGGAGCGGGGCGTTCAGGCCCGCACCATCTCGACGCAGGGGCGCTCCTCTATGAAGCCGCCTCAGGGCCACATCATCGTCGCCGCGTCGGGAGCCGAGATAGACGCGATACGCGGTACGGCGAGCGTCGTGCGACAACTGGAGTTCTACAAAACGCCCTTCGGCCCCGTGGTCCGGCTGGCTTTCTCCGTCTTCCCGCTGGCGGGCGGCAGGCTCACAGGCGCAACCGTCCTGAACGTCTCGCAGGTCTCCGGCGACGCGGCTCTGTCCGGCCTCGGGCGGCAGAAGACCGTCTACTTCCACTTCTACGCGCTTACGGAATCCGCCGACGACCTCGACTACGTTTTCTCAAAAGAAGTCAACAACGCTGAAGAGCAGCGCGAAGAGGCAAAGAAAGTCCTTAAGATGGCCCGCGACGCCTACGCCGAAACACCGGAGGACAGGCGGAGTTTCCGCCGCGCCGTCGGGATGGCCGAGCGGCAGTTCGCGCCGCCGGAGCTGCCGGAGCCGCAAGACGAGTAAGATTGAAGTATGGACAGTCCATTGACAAACCTAAGCAATGTACTGGCGAGGGTTAGGGCTTCTGCGGGGAGTTACGAACCGACGCTCAGGAAGAACGAGGCGGCGACACGGGCGGCTCTGATAGATCCCGTGCTTCGCGCGCTCGGCTGGGACATTGCAAACCCGTTCATGGTAGAGGTAGAGACGAGAGGTACTTTCGAGAACAAGATCAGCGCGGACTATGCCCTCAAGACCGATGGTGAGATCCAGATAGTCATTGAGGCGAAGAAGCTCGGTATCAACCTCGACGCTTTCTATCAGCAAGCTGTCAAGTACAGCTTCGGCTTCGGAGTGAAACAGGTATTTCTCACGGGCGGTATCGTCTGAGAACATTTCACCGATTTTGTTCAGGGCAACCTAACCCCGGCTCGCAGCCTGGATCTCCGCTCAGACGACCTTGAAGAGATAGCAGCCTACCTCGTGCAGGAGCTCGACGCCGCTCTCATCTCTCCGCAGCGAGCGCAAATAGACCTTCTCTCCGAAGAAGTCTCACAACTCCGCGAAGAGATAGAGAAGCTCCGCTACCTTGAAGAACGTCTGAAAGCCCTGGAATCGAAATCAGAGACTTCTACCCGCTACGAACCGTCACGACCGAAGAAATCTCCAGTAAAAGTCGGAGACAGTGTTCCGGCTCCTCCTGCCTTGTGGACTCCGCTGACAAAACTCGGAAGGCTCCAAAGGACAAAGCCAAGCAATCTACGGCTGCCAGATGCAACCGAGGTGGCAGTTAAAAGTTGGGGACAGGTTCTCCTTGAATGCTGCAGGTACGTTTTGCAGTTCGATTCAGAAATACCGATGCCTTTGAAGGACAGCGCAGGCAAGAAGACCAACCTGATCCAGACAGTTCCTTTCCCCGACAACGTGAATAGCAAAGAAGTCGAGGTAACCAGAAGGACTTTCTACGTCTACGTCAATTACAGCGCAGGCAAAGCCGCAGAAAACGCGCTCTACATCCTGAAAGCCGCCAGACTCGGAGATGCAGCAGTAGTCTACGGTTAGTCTCCGTACGACATGGCGCGTATACTGAAACCCATGTCGGAGGCAAGCATTCCTTACAAAGAGAACGGCTCGACGCAGGACTTTTCGACCGCGCTCGCGGCCGCGCTCAAGGATGCCGCTCGCAGCGGGGTGAAGTTCAGCGCGGGTGGCTCCGATCTCGAATGGGAGCGGTTCAACGCGCATCCATTCGACGGCGAGGAGGAAGGACGCAGGGATTCTTTGCTCGCCTTCGAGAGCGACCCCGTTGTGGAGCGCAGCCCCGGCGAGCCGGACGGGACAAGCAGGCTCTCGTACTTTCTCGACGGTGTTCAGACAACCGAGGAGATAGGTCGCATCGGGACCGTCCCGGTGGTCATGACGACGGTTGCGGCGGCTATCGCTCACCGGGCGGACAGACGGCTCCATCGCCTCGACGTGCCGGGTGTGCCGACGCTGATGCGCGCCCTGATCCTCCCCCACGACGCTCACGACCCCGGTGCGAGGGCGTTGTACTCGGCGGCGCAGGAGCAGGGTTTTCCGGTGCCGGTCTCCGATGCGGAGGCGGTTACGTCCGGCAGCGAGAACGTCCTGCTCGACTCAACCCAGCACGAACCGCACCTTGACCCGGCTGACTATTCCGGTCTGAAGCAGAGAGCTTACCAGCGGGCGTCGTCCTTGCGGGCGGCGATGGAGGTCGCGCTGCTGGAGCGGTGGTCCCAGATGGAGACGGGGGACAGCTGGATAGCGGTTGACGGCCAGCTCCCCGCCCCGACGGAGAACGCCGTCGGCCTCATAAAGAACGCAAGGAAGTTCTTTTTCGGGGGCGAAGAGGCGCGCATGCTGCTCGACCTGGAGGCCGGAAAGCGAACGACGGCCTTTGTTCCGCCCTGGCGCAACGAGCGCATGAAAGCCGGGCGGGCGGAGGAAGAGCGGGCTTCGTGGTACGTAAGGATGTGGCCCGCGTCGGCGTCGAGCGAAGGTGCGGATGCCACGAGCGGGTTGATCCGGGTGGAGACCAACGTGCCGTTCAGCCGGCAGTCGGAGACCTTCGACGAGATCAGCCGCTGGATTCTGGCCGAGAAAGCACCCCTGGCCAGGCCGGATCTCCGTTGGGCGTCCATGATCTACCCGATTCACTACGTCGAGAAGATTCTGAAACCGACGATCCACGGCGGTCGTCGCACGAGACTAAAACTCGAACGCGAGATCGCAGACCTAAAGTAACGTCAGGGAGGGAAGTTTGCTTCACGAGAATTTTTCGGATACCGGTTCCGGCCCCGTCGGGCGCGTCGTTACAAGCGAGGAGTACCCCGCGACGGCCCACGAGTTCTACTTCTGGACAAGCGAATCCGAAGCGGCCCAGCGCCTCGACATAGGCCACATCGTCGCCGCCGAAGCCGAGGCCGCGACCGCCGTCGCGGTCCTTGACGATCCGCGCCGCTACTCGGATCTCGCCAGCTTTCTCGACGACTTCTACGCCCGCGACGGCGACGCCGCCCTCGACGCCCTCTCCGACCGGGTGGAGATCCTCGTCTTCAAGGCGAAGGTTCTTGCAACGAAACACCGCGACGATAAAAAGAAAAGCAAACGCCCGGTGCGTAGCGGCCCCGTGTTTTTCGCAACGACCGAGGCGATAGAGTTCGCCCTCGGGAAAGAGGACTTCTCCGGCACCGAGATCCCGATGCTCCTGCACGAGAACGGCAACGAGGTCCGTCCCGGCGTCCCGCAGCGCACGCCGCTCTACGTGGACGAGGATTACCTGCTCGGCCCCGAAGCCGGACACCTCAACATCACCGGCATGAGCGGGCTTTCCACAAAGACAAGCCAGGCTCTTTTTACGATCTCGTCGGTCTTCCAGAGGGCCGGGGACAAAAAAGTCGCCGCGCTTATGTTCAACGTGAAGGGCGCGGACCTGCTGTTTCTGGACAAGCCCGTGAACTGTCCGCCCGACGAGGAGCTGCAGAGCCGCTACCGAGACGCGAACGTGCGCGGCCTGTCCTCCGAAGAGTGCGAGATGTACGATGCTCTCGGCCTCAAGGTGGAGCCGTTCACGAACCTGAGCATCTTTGCGCCCCTCAAGTACGGCATGGACCGGGGTGAGCGCGAGCTCAACGTCTCGGACGTTCCGGTCCAGAAACTGAACACTCGCCGCAACGCTCGCGGCGAGTCGCACTGCGTCCACCCGATAGTCTGGCAGCTCGGCGACGTTCTGCCGTACGCCGGTTATGTCTTCGAGCCATCCGACTTCGACGACAAGTTCCGGGGTTTTATAGAAGAACTCCGCGCCCGGCGCATAGACACGCAGGCGTCTTTTCAGAGCCTCATGCGCGAGATTGACGACTACTTCGAGGAAAAGGAAGCCGAAGGGAAGAGCGGCGGCTGGAACGGGCATCACCAGGCGACCATCAACAAGGTCAAAAACCGCTTCAATGGCCTGCCCTCCAAGTGCGCCGGGCTGCTCGCTCACGGGCGCGTTGAGTACGGCGACACCCCGAGAGTAGACGACGCCTTCACCGACCGGGAGATGCGCGTCGTTGACATCTCGCAGCTCTCGGGGATACCGCAGGACCTGATCGTAACAAGCATCATCAGCAAGGTCTGGGATATGGCCGAAAAGGGCGCGCTGAACGTTGACAAGCTTGTGATCTTCGTCGACGAGCTGAACAAGTACGCCCCCGCCGGAAACAAGCCGTCGTCCCTGAAGGATACGCTTGTAGACATCTCGGCCCGGGGCCGACACCTGAGCCTGACCCTTTTCGGGGCGCAGCAGTTCCGCTCCAAAGTCCACGACGAGGTTGTCGGGAACGCCGCGACGAGCCTCTACGGGCGCATCGGCGACGAGGAGCTTACAAACGCCAGCTACCGCTCGTTCTCCCAGACAACGCGTGAAGAGCTGCTCCAGCTGGAGAAAGGCCGGTTGCTGTTGCGCCACGCGCACTACGCAGTCCCGGTCTTCGGACGGTTCCCGAGGCCGCCGGTTCTGATGGGCAAGCAGGGGACGGACATCTTCGGCGGGCAGAACGTAGACGTGGCGCAGGTTGTAAGAAGCGTGATGAACAACCTCGTCAGGACCGGCAAGGTCCCGGCGCTGGCGAAGATCCGCTCGGACATCTCCGGCGTGGACGAAGACCGCATCCACGAGTCCCTGGACAAGATAACGGCGCTCTGCCGCGAGGGCTCGGCCCCGAAAAACCCCTACGAGAGCTTCAGGAGGTCCATCGGCGGGCGCGACAACCGGCCCGACAGCTTCGGCGGTTTCGGTGGCTTCACGGGGTTCGACGGGGAAAACGGCGGCGGTTCCTCAGGCTTTCTGGACAACGTCCACCGGCTGCGAGGCGACTAACCCGTGACCGACGGAGAGAAAGTCGCGCTTGTAGAGGCATTCTATAAAGCCCGCGCAACCGGGGAGGTGGAAGAGATCCGGCGTTTCCTCGCCGACGACGTAGTCTGGCACGAACCCGACGCGGGCTCCGAGCACACGGGCGACCTTACCGGAACGGAATCGGTCGTGGCTATGATCTCCGACGCGCAGAGGAAAACAGCCGGGACGTTCAGCCTCGTCCCCGTTCGGATAGTCGCCAACGGGGAACACGCCGTCGCCATGATCAACTGGATGGCAAGAAAGGGCGAGGTCGTCATTAAAGGAAAGGAGGTCGCCGTTTTCAGGATCAGAGCCGGAGAGATACGCGAAGCTTCCTTTCATCAGGACAACGTAGAGCGCGACCGGGAGTTCTGGAGTTGAGCGCGGATGCTTTCGAGGCGACCTGCCGGGAGCTCCGAGAACGCTCCGAAAAGGCTCGTTCCCCACTCGTGAATCGCCCGCGCGTCGGCTAGAATCTCTTCCGGGTTACAGAAAGGAACTCTCCCTGAGCATCCGCGTGGCGCACATCTCCGATACGCATCTTGGCTATGCCCGGTACTCGAAGCTGGAGCCGACCTCCAACCGCAACCAGCGTGAAGTAGACGTTGCAGAGGCCTACAAACGCGCCGTTGACGCCATCCTCGAAGCCGAAGTAGACCTCGTCATCCACTCCGGCGACGTGTTTGATACGATCCGCCCGGCCACGCACGTCGTGCTTCATTTCCTCCGGCAGACGCAGCGCATCACCCGGGAGAACATCCCTTACCTCGGCATCGCCGGAAACCACGAAACGCCCCGCCTGCGGGCGACGACGGCCTCCCTTATGTACGCTCACCTTGTCCGGGCGACGTTCGCCTGCGGCTTCGAGCCGGAGAGCGGGGTCGTCCCGGTCGGGGACGCGCAGGTCGGCGTCTCGCTTGTCCCGCACGGGGCCGTTCTCGACCGCGAACTCGTCGTTATGCCCGAGCCGGGTGCGGACCTCAACCTCCTTGTAACGCACGGGACCGTCCCCGGCCTGACCGTGAAGGGCCACGAGCTCGGGGAGATAGACCTCCCCTCGCACCTTATCTCCCAGCACTTCGACTACATCGCGCTCGGCCACTACCACTTCTTTCACGCGCACGGCACGAACGCCCACTACGCCGGGGCCACCGAACGCTTCGGCTTCGGGGAGGTCAACTCGGAACCCGGCTTCGCCCTGCTCACCTTCGACGAATCCGGCGGCACGCCGGAGGTGGAACACATCCCCGTAAGAGCCCGCCCGATGATCGACCTCCGCAGGATAGACGCCTCGGATATGGACGCCTCGGAGCTTACCGAGGCGATACTCCATCACGCAGGCGCGGCGGACCTGGACGGCGCGATAGTCCGTCAGAGGGTGGCGGAGGTTCCGGTCGGGGTCGCCGGCGGCGTTGACCGGGCGACGCTGCGCGACCTGAAACGCCGATGCCTCGACTACTCGCTGGAGTTTACGGAGGTCGGGGCTTCGGAGACCCCGGACCCCGGCGACGCGGGGGCGAACTTCGGGTCTTTGCAGGAGGAGTTCAAGGCGTTTGTCGGTGGAAAACGCGAACGCGGAGACCTCAGCCCGGCCTTCGCCGCCGACTTCCTCAGGCGCGGCACCGAGTATCTGAACCGGGCCGGAACGGGCGAGGAGGTCGGGCCGTGATTCTCTCTTCCCTGAAGCTGGAGAACTTCAAGCAGTTCCACGCCCCGCTTGTTCTGGAGCCGCCGGAGGGTGCGGTCGGGGTCGTCGGGCCGAACGGCAGCGGCAAGACCACGCTCTTTGAGGCCATTCTCTGGGCGTTTTTCGGCGCGAAGGCGGGCGGCCTGCGCTTCGCCAACGACGCCATCCCCTGGAGCGGCGGCTCGACGGCGGAGAAGTCCACCGCTGAGGTTACGCTCGACCTCGGCGGCGCGTCCTACACGGTATCGAGGTCGCTGCACCGGGGCAAGGCGACCGCCTGCGTTTACGACTCGAACGGCGCAGAGGTAACGGGCGGCCCGAACGACGTCTCAAACTGGGTGCAGGAGAAACTCCTTGAGATGGACCGCGTCGCCTTCGACGCGACCTTCTTCGCCCGGCAGAAAGAGCTGGAGTTCTTTGCCGGGACTACCGGGGTAAACCGCCAGCGCGAAGTGGCGCGGATTCTCGGGTTGGATCAGGTCGAGAAGGCCCAGAGGTTCCTGCGCGCCGACCGGGGCGACCTCCGCAGCGAAGCAAAGGCGATAGAGCAGATCCTCTCCGGCGCGAACCTCGACGAACTCGAAGCCGCTCTCTCCGAGCAGAGACGGCTCCGGACCGCCCTGAAAGAACGGGCCTCCGGCGCAGCAGAGAAGCTCGAAGCCCGCACGAAGAACCTTGAAGAAGCTCGGGCCGACCACGACCGCCACGAGGAGCTCTACCGCGAGCACAACCGCCTTATCTCCGAACTCGGCGGCGCGACGGCAACCCGCGACCGCGCTTCGGACCGGGCAAAGGAATCGGAAGCCCGGCTTCGCAAGCTGGATAAGGACAGGCAGCGCATCCGGGAGCTGGAGCCGGAATCAAGAGGACTCCCGGAGGTCGAGGCGGAGCTTGCAAAGCTGGAGGAGTCCCGCCGCCGGGAGGAGCGTCTTGAGTCGGCAAAAAGAGAACTCGCCCGCGTCCGGCGCGAAGCCTATACCGCAGCAAGAGAAGCCGCCGACCTGCTGGAAGCCCTCTCCGGCAGCGATGAACTGCTCCCCGGCTGGTCGGGGGTGTTCACACCTCCGGACGATCTCGAACGGGCCCGGCTGGCCACCGAGGTCCTTGTCGGGGCCGACGAGGCCCACGAATGCGCCGTCGTCCGGCTCGAAGCCCTAAGGAAAATGCAGCAGAGACACGAGGAGCTGCGTCTTCTCGAAGAGCGGCTGAAGGGCGCGGCGGAGCACATCGGCAAAAAGAAAGAGGAGCTTTCCGCTCTCGACGCCGAGATAGAGGCTCTGACGGGCGGCGGTTCTCTTGACGACCGGCTGGCGTCCCTTCGCGGGCGGCACGGCGGTCTGAAAGATAAATCATCGCGGCTCGGCGGGCTGGCGCGGGCCACCGGGGATGAGGCAAAGAAACTCGCCCGGGCGCGGGCCATGATCGAATCCTCCGACGAACACGCGAAGTGCCCGACCTGCCAGCGCGGCTACAAAGACGACGAACACACCGAGGTGACGGCGAGCATCCGCCGCCAGGAAGAAGAGCTCTCCCGCCGGGCGGACGCGACCCGCGCCGAGTGCCGCCGCCTCGAAGCCGAAGCAAACGAAGTCCAGCGAGAGATAGAGGCCGCCGAGAGATCCCGCTCACGGTTTCATGAGCTCAAGACCAGGCGGGCCGCCACAAACGAGAAGTACCGGACCTTTCTTGAAAAGCGGGATGAGATCTCCTGCAGCGCCACGAAGGTCCGGCGCGGCCTCGACGGCGCGCCCCCCCCGGACCCGGAGCAACTCGAAGCGGCCCGGGAGGCCGGGCAGAGGCTCCGTGATCTCCGCGACGCCCGTCCGAAGCTGCTCGGGCTGCTCTCGGCCTCGAATAAATCCCTCGCTACCGCCTCCGGGGTAGAGCGCGAAGTCGCCTCGCTCTCCGAAGGAGAGCCTTACAGGGCCGAACGGCACGAACAACTCGGAAAGCGGCGGGAGGGCATCCGCCACGCCCTCTGGCAGCTTCAATCCCTTGGAGAAAACCTCAAGGCCCGCCCGGAGGTCGAGGCCCGCCTCAAGGAAGAGCGCGCCGCGAGCGAGAGAGCCGCCGCCCGCGCCGCACAGCTCGGAGCGGCCTGCGAAAGGCTCGGCTTCTCGGAAGAGGCCCACGCCGGAGCAAAGGTCGCGGTTGCCTCGGCGGAGCGTCTGCGGGATGAATCGCGAGAGGAGAAAGCCCTTGTGGAACGTGAACTGCACGATGCCGAAGGGCGCATCTCCGGCCTCGAAAAAGAACTTTCCCGCTACGCCGATCAGCGCGGCATGGCCG
This sequence is a window from Rubrobacter indicoceani. Protein-coding genes within it:
- a CDS encoding nuclear transport factor 2 family protein — its product is MTDGEKVALVEAFYKARATGEVEEIRRFLADDVVWHEPDAGSEHTGDLTGTESVVAMISDAQRKTAGTFSLVPVRIVANGEHAVAMINWMARKGEVVIKGKEVAVFRIRAGEIREASFHQDNVERDREFWS
- a CDS encoding metallophosphoesterase family protein; this translates as MAHISDTHLGYARYSKLEPTSNRNQREVDVAEAYKRAVDAILEAEVDLVIHSGDVFDTIRPATHVVLHFLRQTQRITRENIPYLGIAGNHETPRLRATTASLMYAHLVRATFACGFEPESGVVPVGDAQVGVSLVPHGAVLDRELVVMPEPGADLNLLVTHGTVPGLTVKGHELGEIDLPSHLISQHFDYIALGHYHFFHAHGTNAHYAGATERFGFGEVNSEPGFALLTFDESGGTPEVEHIPVRARPMIDLRRIDASDMDASELTEAILHHAGAADLDGAIVRQRVAEVPVGVAGGVDRATLRDLKRRCLDYSLEFTEVGASETPDPGDAGANFGSLQEEFKAFVGGKRERGDLSPAFAADFLRRGTEYLNRAGTGEEVGP
- a CDS encoding AAA family ATPase, coding for MILSSLKLENFKQFHAPLVLEPPEGAVGVVGPNGSGKTTLFEAILWAFFGAKAGGLRFANDAIPWSGGSTAEKSTAEVTLDLGGASYTVSRSLHRGKATACVYDSNGAEVTGGPNDVSNWVQEKLLEMDRVAFDATFFARQKELEFFAGTTGVNRQREVARILGLDQVEKAQRFLRADRGDLRSEAKAIEQILSGANLDELEAALSEQRRLRTALKERASGAAEKLEARTKNLEEARADHDRHEELYREHNRLISELGGATATRDRASDRAKESEARLRKLDKDRQRIRELEPESRGLPEVEAELAKLEESRRREERLESAKRELARVRREAYTAAREAADLLEALSGSDELLPGWSGVFTPPDDLERARLATEVLVGADEAHECAVVRLEALRKMQQRHEELRLLEERLKGAAEHIGKKKEELSALDAEIEALTGGGSLDDRLASLRGRHGGLKDKSSRLGGLARATGDEAKKLARARAMIESSDEHAKCPTCQRGYKDDEHTEVTASIRRQEEELSRRADATRAECRRLEAEANEVQREIEAAERSRSRFHELKTRRAATNEKYRTFLEKRDEISCSATKVRRGLDGAPPPDPEQLEAAREAGQRLRDLRDARPKLLGLLSASNKSLATASGVEREVASLSEGEPYRAERHEQLGKRREGIRHALWQLQSLGENLKARPEVEARLKEERAASERAAARAAQLGAACERLGFSEEAHAGAKVAVASAERLRDESREEKALVERELHDAEGRISGLEKELSRYADQRGMADDKAKEAASLDGMDRLMSEFYRELTARVRPELQREASGLVSTLTDGRYTRMEFDENYAVRLFDGVADAYEISRFSGGEADVVSLSARVALSKMISGRGAGALGFIVLDEVFGALDANRRTNVLRALERLKRTFGQIFIISHVADVQESPLLDETWFVEEDEEGRSTVRVARHVPLGASELPV
- a CDS encoding ATP-binding protein, with translation MLHENFSDTGSGPVGRVVTSEEYPATAHEFYFWTSESEAAQRLDIGHIVAAEAEAATAVAVLDDPRRYSDLASFLDDFYARDGDAALDALSDRVEILVFKAKVLATKHRDDKKKSKRPVRSGPVFFATTEAIEFALGKEDFSGTEIPMLLHENGNEVRPGVPQRTPLYVDEDYLLGPEAGHLNITGMSGLSTKTSQALFTISSVFQRAGDKKVAALMFNVKGADLLFLDKPVNCPPDEELQSRYRDANVRGLSSEECEMYDALGLKVEPFTNLSIFAPLKYGMDRGERELNVSDVPVQKLNTRRNARGESHCVHPIVWQLGDVLPYAGYVFEPSDFDDKFRGFIEELRARRIDTQASFQSLMREIDDYFEEKEAEGKSGGWNGHHQATINKVKNRFNGLPSKCAGLLAHGRVEYGDTPRVDDAFTDREMRVVDISQLSGIPQDLIVTSIISKVWDMAEKGALNVDKLVIFVDELNKYAPAGNKPSSLKDTLVDISARGRHLSLTLFGAQQFRSKVHDEVVGNAATSLYGRIGDEELTNASYRSFSQTTREELLQLEKGRLLLRHAHYAVPVFGRFPRPPVLMGKQGTDIFGGQNVDVAQVVRSVMNNLVRTGKVPALAKIRSDISGVDEDRIHESLDKITALCREGSAPKNPYESFRRSIGGRDNRPDSFGGFGGFTGFDGENGGGSSGFLDNVHRLRGD
- a CDS encoding M20/M25/M40 family metallo-hydrolase — encoded protein: MENLKSRIENRRELFLGELTEFLEMHSVSAEGSDPEGFRACAEWVRGKLENAGAKAQLLETAGHPVVYAEIGSGERTLLLYGHYDVQPPDPLDLWETEPFTPTIKDGTLYARGVADDKGDVMSRIQALRLYIEEEEQGEHGNLPFKLKFFIEGEEEIGSPNLALFVRENAELLEADACLWEGSLRDEHGRPEICCGTKGMAYVELRAKGADHDLHSMFGGIAPNPVWRLVQALRTIKDENGEITLDGLMELADEPSEKDLAAMRSIPFDESSLKRAWGVDAFDRDLSGEDALAEYLLKPTANIAGIQSGYTGPGSKTIVPGEAFVKMDFRLVSGQSPEPVVGLIREHLDRRGFTDIEVVDLHGVEAAKTPVDSPVVEQAVAAWRDVGQNEAVVYPTIGGSGPTALIATELGIPTVMTGSVANLNSRIHSPNESIELDDYFETVAYFVRFFRRFGSR